A stretch of DNA from Candidatus Binataceae bacterium:
AGCCATTCAGGCCGATCGTGCCAGTATCGGCGGGCGATTGCCTGCCGGCAGATCCTGCGAGCCGCGCTTACAACCATGATCCATCTGGTGGTGGCTGGCCTCCTGGGCCCGCACAGTGCAAGAGAGCGTAGCCGAGCGGCGGGGTCGGCGCTACGGGGCCAGCAGGAGGGCACAAATCTCGAATGCTCGGCAAGCTCGCGAGTAACTTCAACCGCGTCTTCTCTTCTCAGCATGCGGCCTCAGGCGTAACCTCGCCGAAACTTTGTCGAAATTTGGTTTTGAAGGGAGTGTGAGGCGATGGCCACGATAGCCGAACAAACGCGGCGTGACTGCGAGGGACGAATACGCACATTGATCGTGGGGGCTGGCGTGGCCGGATTGACCTTGGCCGCACTCTTGCGCCAGCGCGGCGAGCGTCCGGTGCTGGTGGAGCGCGCGCGCGATCTGAGCGAGGGTGGCTACAACATAGCGCTTTATCCGCTCGGCAGTAGAGTTCTTCATGGGTTGGGCCTGTACGATCGCCTACTCGCCACCAGTCAGCCCTTTCACGACTACCAACTGGGCAACGGGCGGGGCGAGACCATTCACCGCTTCGACCTCCGCAGTCTGGTCGATCGCTATGGCCCCATTCTGGGATTGCGCCGGCACGAGTTGCTGGAGGTGCTGCGCGCGGGCGCCCCCGAGGCCACCATCGTGTTCGATGCGACGGTAGCCTCGATGCGAGAGCAGGGGGGCAGCGTGGAGGTCAGCTTCAGCGACGGCTCCGCGGCAGGGTTCGATCTGGTCGTGGGCGCCGATGGAATTAATTCTGCGCTACGCCAGCAGCTTTTGGCGCCCAGCGAATACGCCTACTGGGACAGCGAATGGGGCTGTTGGCTGGCATGGGCCCCGCCCGGGCTGATGGCGCCCACGGCCAGTGCGGAGTATTGGGGAGCCAGCCGTTTTTTGGGGATCTATCCAGTGCGTGATGGTTTCGGAATCTTTTTTGGCGCCCCCAGGACGATCGTAAAAGCCAGCAACCATCGCACTTTGGCTCGCGAGCTGCGCACCAAGATGAGCGCCGGCCTGGCGCAGGAAGCGCTGGCCGCGATCGAGGCTAGCCAAAACCCCTTCATCTGGGATCTGCATGATTGCCGCAGCGCCCATTGGTGTCGCGGTCGCGTCAGCCTTCTGGGCGACAGCGCGGCAGCCTTCCTACCCACTGCCGGGGTCGGGGCTTCGATGGCGATGCTGTCGGCGGCGGCGCTGGCCGATGAGTTGACCCGGGTGGACGCCGCCCACGTCGACTACGCCCTGCGCCTGTTCGAGCGGCGCGATCGCAAGCGGGTCGAGGCCGCGCAAAACAATTCGCGCCGCTTGGCGCGCCTTATCATGGTGGACTCGGTGCCAATGGCCTGGGGTCGCGACCAGTTGATGAAATTTTACTCGCTGGATCGCGCGCTCAAGGAAGTGGTGGAATTGATGGAAGGCTCAATTTGAGCCCGCGGCTTAGTGGGCGGTGGGGTTCTCTCATCTTGTGATGTAAGCCAAAATGATAGTCAGAGTCTCACAGCATTAGCTGAGGTATTTGGAAATCGGGCTTGCCCGCGCTATGCTGCGCGCGATCCGTAAGCCCCGCAGCGAGGTAGCTATGGCGCAAACAGTGGAAGCGGTAGTGCGCACCCATTCCGGAATGACCGCACGACGCGATATGTGGTGGGTGCAACCGCTGGTGGTGTTCGTGCTGCTGGGCGCGTTCGTAGTGTACGCCACCTGGGCGGCGCTACAGGGGAACCATTATCGTTTCGGGCCGTATCTCTCGCCCTTCTACTCGCCTGAACTGTTCGGCAACCCCCATTACGCCTGGTTTGGTGGCAAACCCGCCTGGTGGCCAGGCTGGCTGCCTTTTTCGGCTGCGATTTTGATCTTGTGGGCGCCGGCCGGCTTCCGCGTTACCTGCTACTACTACCGGGGGGCGTACTACAAGGCGTTTTGGGCCGACCCACCCTCGTGTACCGTGCGCGAGCCGCGTGTCCATTACCACGGCGAATCCTCATTTCCCCTCATCCTGCAAAACGTGCATCGCTACTTCATGTATCTGGCCCTGATTTTCCTTGTAATCCTCGGCCACGATGCTTGGAATGGACTGTGGTTCACCGATCCGGCCACCGGTCGCCAAGTCTTTGGAGTGGGGGTGGGCTCCATCATTTTGATCGTCAATGTGGTGCTGCTGGCGGGTTACACCTTCGGCTGCCACTCCCTGCGCCATCTACTGGGCGGGCGGCTGGACCGCATGTCGGAGCATCCACTGCGGCTTAAATGCTGGAGCTGCGCCAATTTCTTTAATAGCCGGCACATGGGATGGGCTTGGCCCAGCCTGTGCTTTGTCGCGTTCACCGACCTGTACATCCGCTTGTGTTCGATGGGGATCTGGGTCGATTGGAGGATATTCTGATGGCCCAGTACGAGAGCCTCGATTACGACGTGCTGGTGATCGGCGCCGGCGGCGCCGGCCTGCGCGCCGCGATCGCCGCCTCGGCCGCCGGGGCCAAGGTCGGCCTGGTGTGCAAATCGCTCTTGGGCAAGGCCCACACCGTGATGGCCGAAGGCGGAGTGGCGGCGGCCTTGGCCAATGTCGATGACCGCGATAATTGGAAGGTGCACTTCGCCGATACGATGCGCGGTGGCGGCTACGTCAACAACTGGCGGATGGCTGAACTGCACGCCAAGGAAGCGCCCGATCGGGTCCGCGAGCTGGAAGCCTGGGGCGCGGTCTTCGATCGCACGCGCGACGGTCGCATCTTGCAGCGTAACTTCGGCGGCCATCGCTACCCACGCTTGGCCCACGTGGGTGATCGCACCGGGCTTGAAATGATTCGCACGCTGCAAGACTACGGCATTCATCGCGGCATCCAGGTTCACATGGAATTCACCGTGGTGGGCTTGCTCACCGATAGCGGGCGAGTAGCGGGCGCCTACGCCTACGATCGTGAACGCGGCTACTTCCACCTCTTTCGCGCCAAAGCTGTGGTACTGGCAACCGGTGGAGTGGGCCGCGCCTATCAGATTACCAGCAATAGCTGGGAATACACCGGCGATGGGCAAGCCATGGCCTATGCCGCCGGGGCCGAGCTGATGGACATGGAATTCGTGCAGTTCCATCCCACTGGAATGATCTGGCCGCCCAGCGTGGCCGGCATCCTGGTGACCGAGGGGGTGCGCGGCGACGGCGGGGTGCTACGTAACAAAGACGGCAAACGCTTCATGTTCGGCGATATTCCCGAGGCCTACCGCCATCAGACCGCCGATAACGAGGAAGAGGGCTGGCGCTATACGCAGGGCGATCGTAACGCGCGCCGACCGCCCGAGCTTTTGACCCGTGATCACGTCGCCCGCTGTATCGTGCGCGAGATTCGCGAGGGGCGTGGCTCGCCTCACGGCGGGGTCTTCCTGGACGTCTCCTGGCTCAAGGAGAAGCTGCCCAACCACGAAGAGTACATCAAGCGCAAACTGCCCAGCATGTACCATCAGTTCCTCAAGCTGGCCGATATCGACATCACCAAAGTACCGATGGAAGTGGGGCCTACCACCCATTACATCATGGGTGGAATTCGCGTGGACGGCGACTCTCAGATGTCCACCCTGCCCGGCTTGTTCGCCGCCGGCGAAGCGGCGGCGGGCCTGCACGGTGCCAATCGGCTAGGTGGTAATTCGCTTTCCGACCTGCTGGTTTTCGGCAAGCGGGCGGGCGACTTTGCCGCGCGCTTCGCCGCCGAGAACGGCCCGGTCAAGACCGACGAAGCCCAGATCGACGCGCTGACGGCGCGGGCGCTGCGTCCCTTCGAGCCGGTCGCGGGCAAGGCCGAATCGCCCTATGCCTTACAGGGCGAGCTCAAACAGACGATGCAGAATCTGGTGGGAATTGTCCGGCGTGAAGCCGAGATCCAGCAGGCGTTGGAGATCATCGCCAAATTGCGCGAGCGCGCCCAACACGTCCAGGTCGAGGGTAACCGGCAATACAATGCCGGCTGGCACACCGCTCTGGACCTGCACAACCTGCTAACCGTGTCGGAGGCTATCTGCCACGCCGCGCTGGCGCGCAAGGAAAGCCGCGGCGGCCATTTCCGCGAAGACTATCAGCAGCGAGACCCCGAGTTGGAAAAAGTCAACTCCGTTATCCGCAAGGATGGCGACAAAATGGCGCTGACGCTGGTCCAGCGGGCAGCCTTGCCGAGCGAACTACAGCAAATCATCGAGGATCAACAAAAGTGAGCGACAGCGCGACGTTTCGAATCTGGCGCGGCAACGCCCAGGGCGGTCAGTTCCGCGATTACTCGGCGCGGCTTTCCGAAGGAATGGTGGTGCTCGACGCGATCCATCAGATCCAGGCCGAACAGGCCCCGGATATGGCGGTCCGCTGGAACTGCAAGGCAGGCAAATGCGGCTCCTGCTCGGCGGAAATCAACGGTCAGCCCCGTCTGATGTGCATGACGCGACTTAATACCCTGCCGCTGGAGCAGCCGGTGACGGTGGAGCCGCTCCAGACCTTTCCCTTGATCAAGGATTTGGTCACCGACGTTTCCTGGAATATGCGAGCCAAGCTGACTATCAAGCCGCTCAAGATGCGCCCGCCTGACAACCCCGACGGCACTTGGCTGATGGCTCAGGACGACGTCGAGCGGGTCCAGGAATTTCGCAAGTGCATCGAATGCTTCCTGTGCCAGGACGTCTGCCATGTCCTGCGCGAGCATCATCTGCACGATGAATTCGTGGGTCCTCGCTTGCTGACCTTCACCGCCGCCCTGGAGATGCATCCGGCCGACGTCGCGGACCGGCTGCCGGACCTGCGCCAGAGCGAAGGGCTGGCCTACTGCAATATCACGAAGTGTTGCACCAAGGTGTGTCCCGAGGAGATCCACATCACCGACAACGCGATCATCCCGCTCAAGGAGCGAGTCGTGGATCGCTACTTCGATCCGCTCACCCGTCTGCTGCGCGCGGTGGGAGTGGGCAAGCACGACTGAGGTTTGGCTCCCGAGCCCTCAACGGCGCGGGTGTAGCGTCATCAGCACGCCATAGCGCGGGCGCAGAGTCACCAGGGGCTGCGGCTCGATTGGATGGTTGGGGACGAGTCGCAGCCGGTAATGCTGAGCCACTGTGGCCAGGACCATCTGCGCTTCTACCAGCGCGAACTGGTTGCCGATACACAGGCGCGGCCCGCCGCCGAAGGGGAAATAGGCGTAGCGTGGGCGCCGCTCGATTTGCGCACTCTCGAAGCGGCGGGGCTCAAAGCGCTCGGGTTCGGGCCAATACTCGGGATGGCGATGGGTGATATAGGTGCACAGAAAAACATTGGTTCCCCTGCGCAGATAAAAGCCTCCCACTTCGTCGTCCCCGACCGCATGGCGGGAGACGCCCCAGGCTGGAGGATACAGCCGCATCGATTCTTCGATCACCATCCTGGTATACGGCAGGCGCGGTAAATCGGCCGTCGTCGGTAGCGCCCCACCCAGCACCCCATCCAGTTCGTCGTGCAGGTTGGCTTCAACTTCGGGATTGCGCGCGAGTAGAAACCAGGTCCACGCCAACGCGTTGGCGGTGGTTTCGTGGCCAGCCAGCAGCAGAGTCAGCAATTCGTCGCGCAGTTGCCGTTCGCTCATCGCGGGACGTCCACTTTCGTCGCGTGCCGCTAGCATCACCGCCAGCAGATCGTCCTGCGCGCCACCGTCGGCTCTGCGTGCGCGGATAAGCTCGCGCGCGATCCGGTCCAGTTTTCGCACCGCAGCTTGGAAGCGCAGGTTTTCGGGAGTCGGAAAAAATGGCAGCAGCACGGTAATCAGGCTAAGCCGGCCAAAATGGCGGTTGGCGATTGCCAGGTTGTTCGTAACGCTGTCAGCGTGGCGCTCGATATCGAAGCTGAAGAGGGCGCGGGCGACGATTTTCAAAGTCAAGCGCCCCATTTCGGCCGCAACGTCCAATGGCTGCCCGCTTTGCGCCCGCTGGCGCCAATCCGCGAGCATGGCCAGGGTGCTCTCGCTCATCAGGTTGCCCCAACCCATAACCCGCTCGCGATGAAACATCGGCTGAATAAGCCGGCGCTGGCGTAACCAGAAGTCACCCTCGCTGGTCAACAGCCCCGCGCCCAGGAGCTGCCTGAGAACGCGATAATCGAGATTGTTCTTGTCGTAGTTGCGATTGTTATCCTGTAAAACGTGCTTGATGGCCTCGGGATGGGCCACCAGGTAAAAGCGCTGACGCAACAGCCGATAGCCGACCACGTCGCCGTATTCGCGCCAGGTCGCCATCATGTAGCTCAGCGGATCGTGAAACAACGCCCGTCCGCTGCGCATCAGACCGCCCGGGCTTGGTGGCAACGCACCCTGCCCTGCCATTAGACCGGCTCGTCCCTGGGTAAATTCCCCGTCTTGGCTGCCGCTTCATCGGCCAAGTCGTCGGCGGCAATATCATCATCAGGGGGCAATTCTCCGTCGCTTTGCATCGTCTCGCCGGCTTTTCCCGCCAACTCGTCGACTTCCTGGGGGACGATAGCCTCGGCCTGCTCCTCCCGATCCAGGATGGCGCTCATCGCCTGCAAATGGCGTTGCACGGCCTGCGCCAGCTCGCGGTTGATTTCACGCACCTCGGCCAGTTGTTCGACCGACGCTTGGCGAATGCGTTTGAGACTGCCGAAATGGCGCAGCAAGGCGCGCGCGCGCACCGGTCCGATTCCCTCTACATCGGCAAGAATCGTGCGCAGCCGGGCGCGCAAGCGCAGCTCGCGGTTGTAGGTAATCGCGAAACGGTGCGCCTCGTCGCGCAGCCGTACCAGCAGGAACAGTGCGTTGGAGTTGGGCTTGAGCACAACCGGATCCTTGCGATTGGGTAAAAACACCCGCTCCTCGGATTTGACCACCTTGGGTGCGCGCGGATCGTTGAGCACGTGCTGCTTGGCCAGACCGATGACGTCGATCTGGGTCGCCAGCTCGAATTCGCGCAGCACTTCCAGGGCGACGTTAAGTTGTCCCTTGCCACCGTCGATTACCATCAGGTCGGGATACTCCTGTTCCTCCCGCGCCCGCCGCAGCCGGCGGCTGAGGACTTCGTACATGCTGGCGAAATCGTCCTGCCCCTCCACCGTGCGCATCCGATAGCGCCGATAAAGTGCCTTGCAGGGTAGGCCTTCGTCGAACACTACCTGCGATGCCACCACCATCGCCCCTTGCAGATTGGAAATGTCATAGCACTCGATTCGCTTGGGGCTGTTGCGCAGATGGAGCTTGGTGCGCAGTTCCTCCAACATCCGCTCACGCGTCTGGTCGCTGTCGCGGCGCGCGGCGAAGCTCTGGCGGGCGTTTTCGTTAGCCATCTCCAGCAGCCGCTGCTTGGGGCCGCGCCGTGGCACGCCGAGCGTTACCTTGCGCCCGCGCCGCTCGGAAAGTAGTTCGGCACGCGCCGGAGCGTCTTCCAAAGCGACCGGGAGCAGAATTTCATCGGGCAGATAGCGCCCACCGCTGTAGAACTGGGTCAGCAGATCGGCCAACACGTCTTCATCGGCGAATTCCAGATCCTCGAAGCTCCAGCTTTGCGAGCTGGTCAGCTTGCCCCGGCGCACCATCAGGACCAGCGCCTCGATAAAGCCACCCTCCCGATAGAGGCCGAAGACGTCCTGGTCGCCGCCCCAGTGATGGAGCACGGTCTGGCGCTCGACCGTCTTCTCGATCGCCCGCACCTGGTCGCGCAGGCGGGCGGCGTGTTCGAACTCAAGCCGCTCGGCGTGGGCCCGCATCTGCTCGCGTAAAGCTTTGAGCAAGTCACGGTCGCGCCCTTCCAGCAGCATTACGGCGGCATCCAAATGGCGCTGATATTCGGCGCGATCCACCGCCAGGCAGCACGGCCCCAGGCATCGCTTGATCTGATATTCCAGGCACGGACGGGAGCGATTGCGAAAGACGGTGTCGGAGCAAGTGCGCAGCGGAAAAACTTTGCGAATTACGTCGATTGTCTCGCGCAGGCCGTCGGCGGAGCCGAAGGGACCGAAGTAAAGCCCGCCGTCCTTCACGATCTGACGCGTTACCGTGATTCTGGGCCAGGCATGTTTGGTGACTTTGGCGCTGAGATAGGACTTGTCGTCCTTGAGCCTGATGTTGTAGCGCGGCCGGTACTGTTTGATCAGGTTGTTCTCGAGAATCAGCGCTTCTTTTTCGCTGGCAGTGACCAAAGTGTCGAAGTCGTGCACGCGCGCCATCAGGAAGCGGACTTGAAAGCGGGTGTCGCCGCCCTCGCGGAAATAGGCGCGCACCCGCGAGCGCAGCGATTTGGCCTTGCCCACGTACAGCACCTTGCCCGCCCGATCGCGCAACAGATACACCCCGGGGTCGGACGGCACCTGTTCCAGCTTGCGCGCCAGCCCATCGCTCGGCGGCTCACCTTGGGGGCTAGGATCCGCTTGGGTCTGGCCATAATCGATCAGGGATTGATAGGAGCGCCCGACCTCGCGCGGCAGGGCCGTTGGCGGCGCAATTTTGCGGTCATCAGCGGAGTCCAGCCATTTAGGTGCCTGGTCTGCTCGACGCTCGTCCATCGACAGGATTATATATCATCGCCACTATCCTCCGAGAGCGGGGCGGGGCGGCGTAAGGGCAAGCCCAGCTATAGTTCTTACGAGGCGAAGGGTGAGCGCAGGCGGATGCGGCACAGCCCGCTTAGCGCCACAATCGCGAGCAGAACGGGCAGATGCTGGATCAAGGCGCCCAGGCTGGTTTCCAAGGCCAGCTCCACCGCCCACAGAAATTGCACCAGCAGCGCGCTCTGCAGTGCGAAAGCCGCATCCGAATAGGGAGCATCGACGAACATCTCTTCCAGCACTCGGCACAGCATGCCGACCATGAACATGCCAATCACCACGCCGGCGATGCCGAAGTTGGCATAAAATTCGACCAGCATCGGAAAATTGATCGCGGTGTGGTCGTCGTAGCGAGCGACGATGCCGTAGCGTTGGCCAAAGTCCGCGAACAGCAGGGGTTTACCGGGCATCAGAAAGCGCGGCACCAAGCTCCACGCGAGCAACCAGTAACTCTGGCCCTTCCAGTAGGGCACCTCGCGTGGAGTCTGCTCGATTACCACGGCGAAAATATTAATATCGCTCATGCGCGACATCAGCGCGCGCCATTGGTCGTACAACGCTGGATCATCCCAGGTGCTCCGCGCGGCAAGCGCATAAGCTTCCAGCTTCGCCGCGGTGGAGGCCCGCTCCCAACCCGGTAAGGCCTGCCGAAATACTCCTTTGATTCCGGTAAGCAGCACCAGTAACGGCACCAGGGCTAGCAGGGTAGCCCAGGGGATGCGCCGGCGCACATGCAGATAAGCAATCAGGATAACAATCACGTAGGTGGCGGGAGTGGCCAGATAGCCTTGGACCATTTCCAAACCCACTAGCAAGGCGGTGGCCAGCCACAGCCCCGGACGTGGCCAGCCGCGGGCCAACTCGCCGCGAAACTCCAAGAGCCACAGCGCCGACAGGGCAAAAAAACTCAAAATTACCCCGACCATCAGCAGGCCAGCCAATGTGCGAGGCACACCCACGGTTTGCAAGGTGGCGGCCGTCAGCCCAATCGCCAAAAAAATGAAAAGCGTGCCCCGCGGATCGCGCCGCCAGCTAATGGACAAGCCTGGCAACCATGGCATGGTCAATTGAAGCAGCGGCAGTTCATAGGCCAGGACCATCGCGCTCAAGCCCGCCAGGACCAGCCAGGAGGCGTAATCCAGAGTCCGCTCTCCCATCAAGGCCATTAATTCGTCGCGGTAAAAGAAAGTAGTCAAGCCGAACAGAGCGACGTGTGCCAGCAGCAGAGCAGGAACCAAGGGAAAACTTGCCGTGCGATGGCGTATCCGCCGTTCCCAAACGACTGCAAACAACAACGCCAACTCCAGCAGGCTAGTAAACCGATCGATGGTCATCGCATTCGCCGCCCTGGACGGCAGCGCGAATTGTGTCGAGCTACCTATGGCTCTGCTGTCGAAAAAAGACGCTTCGGTGTCCGGCGCAATTTTGTCGCCTTAAGCGGCGCCAGCCTGCCCGCAGCCGTGCTTTCTGCCTTTTCTGTTGTTCACGGCCCTGTGGTATAGGACATTCAGCAAGCAGCGCGGCGGTGAATTGGCGCGCGGCGGCTCAAGTTCCACGCGAAGAGGAAGGTAGTCATGCCCAGGAGCGACGGCGGCGCGCTGGTGGCGCGCGTGATGCGCGAGAATCGGGTCAAGTATTGCTTCACCATCAACGGCGGCCATCTGTTCCCAATCCTGGCCAACCTGCGCAGCAACGAAATTAAGATGATTCACATGCGGCACGAGCAGGCCACCGCCTATGCCGCCGACGCCTACGCCCGCATCACCGGCGAACCCGGTGTATGCATGGTCACGGCCGGCTGCGGCCTGACCAATGCGGTCACCGGCTTGTGCCTGGCCGGCCTCACCGGCAGCGCCGTGGTCTGCATCTCCGGCCAGCATCCTCACACCGAGGACCATTTGGGCTCGTTTCAGGAGGCCTACGGTTCGGAAGTAGTCAGGAGCTTTTCCAAGTACACCAAGCGCGTGACCGATTGGAGTTCGATTGAGTTCGACGTTCGCACCGCTTTCCGCGAAGCGATTGCGCCACCACAAGGGCCGGCGCTGGTCGAGATTCCGCAAAACGTGCTGTATGCCCAGGGCGAGGAGGAGCGCCAGCGCAAGGGCGCCAGCCGCTTCACCGCCGACGATTTGCGCACCAGTGCCGATCCGGCCAAAATCGATCGCGCCTTGGAGATGCTGGCCGCCGCCCAACGGCCGCTGATCGCGGGCGGGGACGGGCTGTTTTGGTCGCAAGCCGGTCCCGAACTGCGGGAGTTCGTCGAGCTGACCGGAATTCCCGCCTATACCCGGCGTGCCGGCCAGGGGGCGCTCTCCGAGGAGCATCCACTGGCGATTCGGGGCGCATTCAAGAAGCCCTTCACCGGACGAGCCGACGTGGTACTGGCCATAGGCTTTCGCTTTTGGAGCGGCGAGCATTTTGGCCAACCTCCAACGTGGACCGATCAAGCGAAGTATATTCAGGTCGATTCCACGCCGACGCGGATCGGATGGCAGGTCGCGGTCGATCTGCCGGTGGTGGGAGATCCCAAACTGGTGCTACGCCAGATGATCCAGCGTATCAAGGAACTCAAGCTGGATTTCAGCCACAATCGCAACTCCTCCTGGACCAAAGAAGTCGGCCAAGCGCGCGCCAATCTCACACGCGCTCTGGTCGAGCAGGTTGACAAGGCTCGTAACCACGCGCCGCTGCACCCTGCCCGGCTGGCCAACGATTTGGTCACGGTGATGGATAAAAACGCCAGCGTTGTCATCGACAGCTTCACTTTGTCGGGCTATATGAGCTTATGGATGGCGGCGCGCTTTCCAGGTCAAATCGTCGATGCCGGGCCGTTGGCTCCAGTGGGCCACGGAGTAGGGATGGGGATCGGCGTGCAACTGGCGCGGCCGGGGGCGCAGGTAGTGGTGGTCAGCGGCGACGGCGGCATCGGCATTGGCGGCTTCGATATGGAAACTGCGGCCCGCTACAAGCTGCCGGTGGTCTGTGTTATCTGGAACAACAGCTCTTGGGGTCCAAGCTTCGAATCGATGCCGATGCTCAAGGATCGTACCGAACCCTTCAACATGCTGGCTGGCATTCGCTACGACAAGATCTTCGCCGAGATGGGATGCCATGGCGAGCACGTCGAGAGCGGTGACGAGATCGTGCCGGCACTGGAGCGCGCCTTCGCCTCGGGTAAGCCGGCGGTGATCAACGTAATCGGCGACAAGACTATCGGCCATCCCAGCTTGGGCGGCAACCTGCTAGGCTCGACCGGTTCCAACTAGTCCAGCCCGCAGAAGGAAGGCGGCCATGGCAACGATCAGACATTTGGCGTTGGCAACCAACGACCCCGCGGCAAGCGCGGCCTTTTATCGCGACGGTTTTGGTTTCGCCGAGGTCAGTCGCAGCCCCAATGCGGTGTTCCTAGCCGACGGCAACCTCAACCTGGCCTTCATCCGCTTCTCCACCGATCAGCTCGGCCGCGGGATGGACTACGTCGGCTTGCACCATTTCGGCCTGCTGGTGGACGACGTCGCGGCTTGGCGCGTGCGGCTGGCGGCACGCGGCATCCATTGCTTCATGGAGCCGCCCAAGGACGGTAGCGGCGATTTCAATTACGAATACAAGTTTCGCGGTCCCGACGGGGTCGTTTTTGACCTCACCGACCATCCCTGGAAGGGAACCACTGACTTGGACAAGCAACAGGCTAGCTCCAAAGGAGATTGCGTGATGGCGAAGATTCGACACATCGCGCTGGCCACCAACGATCCGGTCGCCACCGCCGAGTTCTACAAGCAGGCCTTCGGTTTCCAGGAAATCGAGCGGCGCGACAACCCGTTGGCAACCGGCGTCTTCCTAACCGACGGCTCGCTCAATCTAGCCCTGCTCAAGTTCAAATCGGATCAGCTGGGCAAAGGCATGGACTACGTCGGCCTGCATCATTTCGGCATCCTGGTCGAGGACGTGCGCGAGACCATGGACAAGCTGGAAGCGATGGGCACCCGCTGCTTCCTCAAACCCGAGCCCGGTGACAAATCGGGCTTCGAGTACAAATTTCACGGACCCGACGGCGTTGTCTTCGACATCTCCGAGCATCCCTGGG
This window harbors:
- a CDS encoding VOC family protein; the protein is MATIRHLALATNDPAASAAFYRDGFGFAEVSRSPNAVFLADGNLNLAFIRFSTDQLGRGMDYVGLHHFGLLVDDVAAWRVRLAARGIHCFMEPPKDGSGDFNYEYKFRGPDGVVFDLTDHPWKGTTDLDKQQASSKGDCVMAKIRHIALATNDPVATAEFYKQAFGFQEIERRDNPLATGVFLTDGSLNLALLKFKSDQLGKGMDYVGLHHFGILVEDVRETMDKLEAMGTRCFLKPEPGDKSGFEYKFHGPDGVVFDISEHPWGGTPALEREPAPAPSSNPLNAK